The nucleotide sequence GGAAGGTTTAATGAGTTTATCACAAGTAAATTGTTAGGTGGAGCAGAGGACACATTAAGACGGCATGGAGTAAAGGAAGAGGACATTTCGGTTGCTTGGGTACCAGGAGCTTTTGAAATCCCTTTAGTTGCGAAAAAAATGGCCGTATCCGGAAACTTCGATGCTATTATTACGTTAGGCACAGTGATTAGAGGCTCTACCTCGCATTATGATTATGTTTGTAATGAAGTATCCAAAGGGGTAGCAAGTGTTTCGATGCAAGAGAATTTGCCAGTCATTTTTGGAGTGTTAACGACAGAAAATATAGAGCAAGCAATTGAACGTGCTGGTACAAAAGCAGGAAATAAAGGCGCAGAAGCGGCTGTATCGGCGATAGAAATGGCTAATTTAATGAAGTCTTTATAGTTGGTAAAGGAGAGGGCAAAAAATGCTCTCTCTTTTTACTTTTGTATGAATAACCAGCTACTTCACCATCTGTCATACGCCATTCCTTCTGGTCTGTGTGACATATGATTTGATTAATGAAAAGGGTAAAGGATGAAGGAAAATGAAAACCAGGCAAATAGTTGCTATCTTCTTTGTATTTCTTCTCTTAGTCTATCTTACTAATTTATTTCCAAAGCCACTGGATAAGGAGCTAGATGTTAAACTAATTCAATACGAGATTATGGCACCTTAGACAGTAGATTTTGGTAAAATAGAGAAAAAGTATAGATGACGGAAAGGAGCTCGCCTATGAACTTTCAGTTTCATGAAGCAATGGAAATTCTGGAACGGACACCAGAGACTTTAGAACACTTTTTGAATGGCTTATCATATGGGTGGTTGCAATGTAACGAAGGAGAAGGGACTTGGACTGCTTCCGAGGTTGTTGAACATTTAGTTGATGGAGAATTGTATAACTGGGTCCCGAGATTAGAGTTTATCCTCCAAGAAGGAGAAACGAAAGCTTTCCCTGCCTTTGACCGCTTTTCCCATTTGGAGAAAAAAGAACGACTAGTTGGAGAGCAGTTAGCAGAATTCAGAGCATTAAGAATGCAAAATGTAGACAAACTTAAGAAACTTGTTGTTCAAGACAAGGATTTAGAAAAAACAGGCTATCACCCGGCGTTTGGTGTCGTGAAAGTTAGGGAGCTTATCTCTACTTGGGCGGTTCACGATTTAACTCATATTTCTCAAATTGTACGTGTGATGGCTGAAAGGTATCGAACAGATGTCGGACCATGGCAAGAGTATTTGGGGATCTTAAAGGAAAGGGGCTAAACCAAGATGTCAAAGATTACTCCATTCTTAATGTTTCAAGGTAATGCGGAAGAGGCGATGACTACTACAGGACGATTTTGGATGACTCAGAAATTACGAGTATTATTCGTTATGGTCCCAACGAACCTGGGGTAGAAGGGAAGGCAATGCAGTCGGTTGGTAAATGGTTCATGTAAAACATCTCCAATTGCAGGAAGCGTGCAATTGGAGATGTTTTTCCTTTAGAACCGAATGAATTTAATTTTGTTTAGTAAGGTATTGCAGTTGTCTTATAAATTGCTTACATTTGTGTCCAATGCATAGGGGGTATTAGGTGGGAAGGTAGCTTCGTATGAATGTCCCCGTTTGCCGCATTTAACTGATCCTGTGTCAGGAATATACATTCTGAAAGATTCGCACCTCTCAGATCGGTATCACGCATATCCGCACCAATAAAGTCAGAGCCTCGTAAATCGGCGGATTGCATGTTTGCGGCAATTAAATAGGCACCGCGAAAATTACAACCTTTCAAGTCTCTTTTAGCAAGATTTGCACCAATCAAATCTGCACCTCTATCTGGATAAGCTATCTTGTTCATGTTATATTTTCTCTTCGTTTCTTCTCGGACTAAATGACTGGTTTCTAAGAGTAAAAGATTGATTTCCGCTCGATGAGTAGCAACGTCTAAAGAGAGTATAGATTCAGCCTCTAATAGGGTATGCTTCTCCGTTTTTTCAATCGCTCGTCTCAATTCATCATGGATCGCAGCAGTAACTTTTAATGTTAAAGCCTCTGTAAGATACCATAGCATTTCTTGTAACTGTTGCATGATCGGAAGGGTTTGAAACATAGCCTCAGCCACTTCTGGGTGTTCACGCCAGTCTTTTCCTCTAAAAGTGTGTTGGGACACCTTTTGTCCTGCTCCAAAGCATTCATAGACAGTACATCCACGATATCCTTTTCCTCTTAAATTTTCATGAATGCTGCAACGAAAATCACACTGTAAATGAGAACATGGTGTTCCGCCTTCCTTATCCTTGGAAAAGTCAGCAGATTTAGAAAATGGCAAGGCGACACAGCACAGTCCAAAACAGTTTTGACAATCTGCGTGGAGATGTTCACGATTTGCTTGAGTTCCATGATTAAGCACGGTTGCACTTCCTTTTTTTCATCTTTCTATTATAGTAAAACATATAGAGTTTTAATCCTAGAGAAACTTTTTTCTGTGGTGATTCGTATAGATGAAAATCGGAGGGTGATAGAAATGTTTCGAGCAGAAAAGCTTTATCGTGTAGAAATTGTTGAGGACATTCCGTATAAAAAAATTCGTAATCCATTAGAATTTACGAAACAAAACGGAATATGGAGATATAAAGAGCAAGAGGGAGTCATTAAAATTGGGATTAAAGGCGATGTGATTAAACAATGGAGAAGAAAATGGTTTTCTCCCGATGAAGATCAGGAGAATATCGAACTCTTTACACCAATGGATAATCCGTTAATTCTCGTTCCTTACCATAAAATAAAATACAAATATAAGGTGCTGAAAGAATACTAGTCTAAGAGGGAAGCTACCAACCCAAATAGTATGATAAGTGCAATGCCTCCAACCAGGAAATAGCCTATGAATCTAATTCCTAACGGTAAACGGCCGCCACTATTATTAGGCACGCCTTCTATCTTTTGCATGTGATCCATAGCATCATTGAACGGTTTATTCTCGTTATCTTCGTGGTAGGACATACGAAATACCTCCTTACTAGAAAGATATATAAAAAGGATGTTGCTCCTCATTTAGGCAATGTTCAATACGTTCTCTAAAATTATGCCATGTCACCATTTCAAAGGCTTGTTCAATTGGAAAGAAGCCAACTTCTAAGCTTTCTGGACTAGTGGTCAATGTGCCGCCAATGGGCTTGGCAAGGAATAACGTATTACAAATTGAATGGGATACATTTTGGAAAATCCCGCAAAATTTTATTATTTCTACATCTATTCCAGACTCTTCTTTCGTTTCACGAATAGCTGCATCTTGTAAGGATTCGCCTTCCTCCACTTGTCCCCCAGGCATCTCCCAACCGCGTCTAGGACCTTTGATAAGTAGGATTTCGTTGTGATCATTTAAAACAACCGTAGCCGCTGACACTATATGTTTAGGTATAATCACCGAATTCATTCCTCTCCATGGTGATCTTTTCTAATATCTGTATGAACCTTCTTTTACTTTAATGTAACATAAATCACATGAAAAAAGGCGCTTGAAATAGGTGAAATCCAAGCGCCTGACTTCTAATTCTCTATATCTAAAAAATTCTTCACTCGATCCACAAACTCCTCCTTCGGATAGGTTTTATAGACCATGCTTGATAATCGAATAGGATCCCCAAAGAAATATCGTTCGTAAAGCGTCTCACGTGTACCAAAGGCACTCATTGTAAGGTCCCATGCTAATCGGAAAATTTTTACCCTTGTTTCCGCATCCGCATTTTTTCCTTGCACATATTGATTCAAGAAGGATTGGATAGGGGAGGCGAAATCCTTCTCGGATGGTATCGTGACCATTCCACTAGCACCGAGCAATTGCAAAATTTCCGTTAAGTGCGGATAAATTTTGGGGAAACTACTACTTGCTACGCGAAGAGGATTAATGTTTGGGCGCATATATCCCCAGTCATCCAGCTCAGCTTCCTGCTCAGATTTAAGAAGAAGAGCTTTCATCGT is from Radiobacillus kanasensis and encodes:
- the ribH gene encoding 6,7-dimethyl-8-ribityllumazine synthase; this encodes MSQIFEGNFVGTDLKIGIVVGRFNEFITSKLLGGAEDTLRRHGVKEEDISVAWVPGAFEIPLVAKKMAVSGNFDAIITLGTVIRGSTSHYDYVCNEVSKGVASVSMQENLPVIFGVLTTENIEQAIERAGTKAGNKGAEAAVSAIEMANLMKSL
- a CDS encoding DinB family protein encodes the protein MNFQFHEAMEILERTPETLEHFLNGLSYGWLQCNEGEGTWTASEVVEHLVDGELYNWVPRLEFILQEGETKAFPAFDRFSHLEKKERLVGEQLAEFRALRMQNVDKLKKLVVQDKDLEKTGYHPAFGVVKVRELISTWAVHDLTHISQIVRVMAERYRTDVGPWQEYLGILKERG
- a CDS encoding NUDIX hydrolase: MNSVIIPKHIVSAATVVLNDHNEILLIKGPRRGWEMPGGQVEEGESLQDAAIRETKEESGIDVEIIKFCGIFQNVSHSICNTLFLAKPIGGTLTTSPESLEVGFFPIEQAFEMVTWHNFRERIEHCLNEEQHPFYISF
- a CDS encoding pentapeptide repeat-containing protein; protein product: MLNHGTQANREHLHADCQNCFGLCCVALPFSKSADFSKDKEGGTPCSHLQCDFRCSIHENLRGKGYRGCTVYECFGAGQKVSQHTFRGKDWREHPEVAEAMFQTLPIMQQLQEMLWYLTEALTLKVTAAIHDELRRAIEKTEKHTLLEAESILSLDVATHRAEINLLLLETSHLVREETKRKYNMNKIAYPDRGADLIGANLAKRDLKGCNFRGAYLIAANMQSADLRGSDFIGADMRDTDLRGANLSECIFLTQDQLNAANGDIHTKLPSHLIPPMHWTQM